Proteins encoded within one genomic window of Platichthys flesus chromosome 13, fPlaFle2.1, whole genome shotgun sequence:
- the xk gene encoding membrane transport protein XK, with protein MRLPSSIFVSVSLFTAETTAALYLSSTYRSAGDQIWQGLTLLFTLLPSVLVQLTLTFIHRDLGRDRPLILLLHILQFGPIVRCLEAFCIYGSVGRVEEPYVSITRKKQIPRGGQSEEVERQVGQAEGKLFTHRAAFARTSVIQAFLGSAPQLTLQLYICVLQQGVSIGRGTLMVISLLSIVYGALRCNILAIKIKYDDYEVDIRPMAYLCIFMWRSFEIATRVVVLVLFSSVLQLWVLPVVALNFLVFFFYPWILFWQSHSPFPENIEKTLTRVGTTIVLCMLTFLYAGINMFCWSAVQVKLNDPDLINKSQNWYRMAVYYMLRFVENASLLLLWYIYKTDFYKFICAPLLVLQLLVAYAMAISFMLVFYQFCHPCRRLFTSNMSQGLWDCSALLCLMCDSTSPQNRPMGKAALEPPRASTCQEPADDGAQDSASEPTGDAPNDTTYDMLDDTICDIPNETGSNVGGGINGDISHTLTCNA; from the exons ATGCGCCTCCCCAGTTCCATCTTTGTGTCGGTGTCCCTGTTCACGGCCGAGACCACGGCGGCTCTGTACCTGAGCTCCACGTACCGCTCCGCCGGAGACCAGATCTGGCAGGGGCTCACGCTCCTCTTCACGCTCCTACCGTCCGTGCTCGTCCAGCTGACCCTCACCTTCATCCACCGGGACCTGGGCAGGGACCGACcgctcatcctgctgctgcacattcTGCAGTTCGGACCCATCGTCAG GTGTCTGGAGGCGTTCTGTATCTATGGCAGCGTGGGCCGAGTGGAGGAGCCGTATGTCAGCATCACCAGGAAGAAGCAGATCCCCCGCGGGGGTCAGTCTGAGGAGGTGGAGCGGCAGGTGGGGCAGGCGGAGGGCAAACTGTTTACCCACCGAGCAGCCTTCGCCCGCACCTCTGTCATCCAGGCCTTTCTGGGGTCGGCGCCCCAGCTCACCCTGCAGCTCTACATCTGCGTCCTGCAGCAGGGGGTGTCCATCGGtagag GCACACTGATGGTGATCTCCCTCCTGTCCATTGTGTACGGAGCACTGCGCTGCAACATCTTGGCCATTAAGATCAAATATGACGACTATGAAGTGGACATCCGGCCGATGGCGTATCTGTGCATCTTCATGTGGAGGAGCTTCGAGATCGCCACCcgtgtggtggtgctggtgctgttcAGCTCCGTGCTGCAGCTCTGGGTTCTGCCTGTGGTTGCGCTCAACttccttgttttcttcttctacccctGGATCCTGTTCTGGCAGAGTCACTCGCCGTTCCCAGAGAATATAGAAAAGACTCTGACCAGGGTGGGAACCACCATCGTGCTTTGCATGCTCACCTTCCTCTACGCCGGCATCAACATGTTCTGCTGGTCGGCCGTGCAGGTGAAACTCAACGACCCCGACCTCATCAATAAATCCCAGAACTGGTATCGCATGGCCGTGTACTACATGCTGCGTTTTGTGGAGAACGCCTCGCTGCTTCTGCTGTGGTACATCTACAAAACAGACTTCTACAAGTTCATCTGCGCGCCGCTgctggtgctgcagctgctggtcgCCTACGCCATGGCCATCTCCTTCATGCTGGTCTTCTACCAGTTCTGTCATCCGTGTCGGAGGCTCTTCACCTCCAACATGTCCCAGGGCCTGTGGGACTGCTCGGCGCTTCTGTGTCTCATGTGCGACTCCACTTCACCGCAGAACAGGCCGATGGGAAAGGCCGCCTTGGAGCCGCCGAGGGCCTCCACGTGCCAGGAGCCGGCCGATGATGGAGCCCAAGACTCGGCCAGTGAGCCCACAGGCGACGCCCCTAATGACACAACCTATGACATGCTCGACGACACAATCTGTGACATTCCCAATGAAACGGGCAGTAATGTAGGAGGCGGAATCAATGGCGACATCAGCCACACTCTCACCTGCAATGCTTAG
- the LOC133967446 gene encoding dynein light chain Tctex-type 3-like: MEEFNSGDEVLFNADEATLSVKECIEGVLGGTDYNQNKVNQWTAGIVEHSLTHLVKQGRSFKYIVNCTIMQKSGAGLHTANSCYWDTATDGNCTVRWENRTMYCVVSVFAVAL, translated from the exons ATGGAGGAATTTAATTCTGGAGATGAG GTTTTGTTCAATGCCGATGAGGCCACTCTCTCAGTTAAAGAG TGTATTGAAGGTGTCCTCGGAGGGACCGATTATAACCAGAATAAAGTGAACCAGTGGACGGCCGGTATAGTGGAGCACTCTCTGACACACCTTGTGAAACAGGGACGCTCGTTCAAATACATAG TAAACTGTACCATCATGCAGAAGAGCGGTGCTGGTCTCCACACGGCCAATTCCTGCTACTGGGACACTGCCACTGACG GAAACTGCACAGTCAGGTGGGAGAACCGCACCATGTACTGTGTGGtcagtgtgtttgctgtggCGCTGTGA